In Neofelis nebulosa isolate mNeoNeb1 chromosome 10, mNeoNeb1.pri, whole genome shotgun sequence, one DNA window encodes the following:
- the P2RY6 gene encoding P2Y purinoceptor 6 codes for MEWDNGTGQAPGSPPTTCVYQENFKRLLLPPVYSVVLAAGLPLNACVIAQIGTSRRALTRTAVYTLNLALADLLYACSLPLLIYNYAQGDHWPFGDLACRLVRFLFYANLHGSILFLTCISFQRYLGICHPLAPWHKRGGRRAAWVVCGAVWLAVATQCLPTALFAATGVQRNRTVCYDLSPPALASHYMPYGMALTVIGFLLPFAALLACYCRLAYHLCRQDGPAGPVARERRGKAARMAVVVAAAFAVSFLPFHVTKTAYLAVRSTSGVPCPVLEAFAAAYKVTRPFASANSVLDPILFYFTQKKFRRRPHELLQKLTAKWQRRGP; via the coding sequence ATGGAGTGGGACAACGGGACAGGACAGGCCCCGGGCTCACCGCCCACCACCTGTGTCTACCAAGAGAACTTCAAGAGACTGCTACTGCCACCTGTGTACTCAGTGGTGCTGGCGGCCGGCCTGCCACTGAACGCCTGTGTCATCGCCCAGATCGGCACATCCCGCCGGGCCCTGACCCGCACGGCCGTGTACACCCTGAACCTGGCCCTGGCTGACCTGCTCTACgcctgctccctgcccctgctcatctACAACTATGCCCAAGGTGACCACTGGCCCTTTGGCGACCTCGCCTGCCGCCTGGTCCGCTTCCTGTTTTACGCCAACCTACACGGCAGCATCCTCTTCCTCACCTGCATCAGTTTCCAGCGCTACCTGGGCATCTGCCACCCACTGGCCCCCTGGCACAAGCGTGGGGGCCGCCGTGCCGCCTGGGTAGTGTGTGGGGCCGTGTGGCTGGCTGTGGCGACCCAGTGTCTGCCCACAGCCCTCTTTGCTGCCACAGGCGTCCAGCGTAACCGCACCGTCTGCTACGACCTGAGCCCGCCTGCCCTGGCCTCCCACTATATGCCCTACGGCATGGCCCTCACGGTCATCGGCTTTCTGCTGCCCTTTGCGGCCCTGCTGGCCTGCTACTGCCGCCTGGCCTACCATCTGTGCCGCCAGGACGGCCCCGCAGGGCCAGTGGCCCGGGAACGGCGTGGCAAGGCAGCCCGCATGGCGGTGGTGGTGGCAGCCGCCTTTGCCGTCAGCTTCCTGCCCTTCCACGTCACCAAGACAGCCTACCTGGCGGTGCGCTCTACATCTGGGGTCCCCTGCCCTGTGCTGGAGGCCTTTGCAGCTGCCTACAAAGTCACACGGCCCTTTGCCAGTGCCAACAGCGTGCTGGATCCCATTCTCTTCTACTTCACTCAGAAGAAGTTCCGCCGGAGGCCACATGAGCTGCTGCAGAAACTCACGGCCAAGTGGCAGCGACGGGGTCCCTGA